One Fusobacterium ulcerans DNA segment encodes these proteins:
- a CDS encoding glycosyltransferase WbsX family protein produces MKIIAYYLPQFHEIKENNLWWGKGFTEWTNVKNGKKLFKGQNQPLKPLNDNYYNLLNKKTIEWQTKLGNEYGIYGFCYYHYWFKGKKILEKPAENLLKWKEIKQNFCFCWANHSWKKTWNGLNEILIKQEYGVEEDWEEHFKYLKNFFKDERYIKIENKPILMIYNPKDINKIDEIIAFFDKKCKEINFSGIYIIESLNSLKNQKISSKSEAVAIREPLLSLERRSLFQKIFQKLKSSFKKNYLYFPSKYEYEFFMKNSLELSQKYSNKKCFPGVFTGWDNTSRHGRRGYVIKGNTPKLFKEYLLEQKKIMKEKNIEYIFLNAWNEWAEGMYLEPDEKFEYGYLEAVKEIMETEV; encoded by the coding sequence ATGAAAATAATAGCATATTATTTGCCACAATTTCATGAAATTAAAGAAAATAATCTTTGGTGGGGAAAAGGTTTTACAGAATGGACAAATGTCAAAAATGGAAAAAAATTATTCAAAGGACAAAATCAACCACTAAAGCCATTAAATGATAATTATTACAATTTATTAAATAAAAAAACAATAGAATGGCAAACTAAATTAGGAAATGAGTATGGAATATATGGGTTTTGTTATTATCATTATTGGTTTAAAGGAAAAAAAATATTGGAGAAACCAGCAGAAAATTTACTTAAATGGAAAGAAATAAAACAAAATTTTTGTTTTTGTTGGGCTAATCACTCTTGGAAAAAAACTTGGAATGGGTTAAATGAAATTCTTATAAAACAAGAATATGGAGTGGAAGAAGACTGGGAAGAACATTTTAAATATCTAAAAAATTTTTTTAAAGATGAAAGGTATATTAAAATAGAAAACAAACCTATTTTAATGATATATAATCCTAAAGATATAAATAAAATAGATGAAATAATAGCATTTTTTGATAAGAAATGCAAAGAAATAAATTTTTCTGGAATATATATAATAGAATCTCTAAATAGTTTAAAAAATCAAAAAATATCATCGAAAAGTGAAGCTGTTGCTATCAGAGAACCATTACTTTCTTTAGAAAGAAGAAGTTTATTTCAAAAAATTTTTCAAAAATTAAAATCTTCTTTTAAAAAAAATTATTTGTATTTTCCCTCTAAATATGAATATGAATTTTTTATGAAAAATAGTTTAGAATTATCACAAAAATATAGCAATAAAAAATGTTTTCCAGGAGTATTTACAGGTTGGGATAATACATCAAGACATGGACGAAGAGGATATGTGATTAAAGGGAATACTCCAAAATTGTTTAAAGAGTATTTATTAGAACAAAAAAAAATAATGAAAGAAAAAAATATAGAATATATTTTTTTAAATGCATGGAATGAATGGGCTGAAGGGATGTACTTAGAACCTGATGAAAAATTTGAATATGGTTATTTAGAAGCAGTAAAAGAAATTATGGAAACAGAGGTATGA
- a CDS encoding glutamate-5-semialdehyde dehydrogenase, translating into MEISRIGEAAKKAAVKTAQLSTGVKNDILQRAADALIRNKERIIEINKEDVKNALANGVKQSFIDRLTLTEKRIEDMAAGLKEISMLNDPVGEYVYGKTLPNGLIIQQKRVPLGVVAIIFESRPNVTADAFGLCLKSGNAVILRGGKEAIKTNVAIVSVFKEVLREAGLSEDTVQILEDTSHEKAAELMKANEYIDVLIPRGSARLINTVINNSTIPCIQTGIGNCHIYVDKTGDLKKAVDIIINAKTQRPGVCNAVETILVHEDIAAELLPVMGKELLERNVEIRGDETVNKYIPESKKATEEDWATEYEDYILAVKTVKTLDEVIEHIGKYGTKHSESIITEDYSNAQRFLNEIDAAAVYVNASTRFTDGGQFGFGAEIGISTQKLHARGPMGLKELTTTKYVIFGNGQVRK; encoded by the coding sequence ATGGAAATATCAAGAATAGGAGAGGCTGCTAAAAAAGCTGCTGTAAAAACAGCTCAGCTTTCTACTGGAGTAAAAAATGATATACTTCAAAGAGCAGCAGATGCTTTAATAAGGAATAAAGAAAGAATAATTGAAATAAATAAGGAGGATGTAAAAAACGCCCTTGCAAATGGTGTAAAACAGTCCTTTATAGACAGACTTACTTTGACAGAGAAAAGAATTGAAGATATGGCAGCAGGATTGAAAGAAATATCTATGCTTAATGATCCTGTTGGAGAATATGTATATGGGAAAACACTTCCTAATGGACTTATCATTCAGCAAAAAAGAGTTCCTCTAGGAGTGGTGGCTATAATATTTGAATCACGTCCTAATGTAACAGCTGATGCTTTTGGACTTTGCTTAAAAAGCGGGAATGCAGTTATCCTGAGAGGCGGAAAAGAAGCGATAAAAACAAATGTAGCTATTGTAAGTGTATTTAAAGAAGTATTGAGAGAGGCTGGACTTTCAGAAGATACTGTACAGATACTTGAAGATACAAGCCATGAAAAAGCTGCTGAACTTATGAAAGCTAATGAATATATAGATGTACTTATCCCTAGAGGAAGTGCCAGACTAATAAATACTGTTATCAACAACAGTACTATACCATGTATACAGACAGGAATAGGAAACTGCCATATATATGTTGATAAAACTGGAGATTTGAAAAAAGCTGTAGATATAATAATCAATGCTAAAACTCAAAGACCAGGAGTATGTAATGCAGTGGAGACTATACTGGTACATGAAGATATAGCAGCTGAACTGCTTCCTGTAATGGGAAAAGAGCTGCTGGAGAGAAATGTGGAGATAAGAGGGGATGAAACTGTAAATAAATATATCCCTGAATCTAAAAAAGCTACTGAAGAAGACTGGGCTACAGAATATGAAGACTACATTCTAGCAGTAAAAACTGTAAAAACTTTAGATGAGGTAATAGAACATATTGGAAAATATGGAACTAAACATTCTGAATCAATAATAACAGAGGACTATTCAAATGCTCAAAGATTCTTAAATGAAATAGATGCAGCAGCTGTATATGTAAATGCTTCTACAAGATTTACAGATGGAGGACAGTTTGGTTTTGGAGCTGAGATAGGTATCAGTACTCAAAAGCTTCATGCAAGAGGGCCTATGGGGCTGAAAGAATTGACTACTACTAAGTATGTAATATTTGGTAATGGACAAGTTAGAAAATAG
- a CDS encoding ABC transporter permease: MVEFFIAKKHIFERKRQSLISTLGIAIGVVVLIVSIGIANGLDKNMINSILSMTSHVLVENGDKLSNYNELKEKIEKIPGVKGAVPSIETQGIFKYNGIYGGYISGVKIEGFDLESAKKAMDLDKKIVEGSISPDKINGVLIGKELFRNIGASLGDEVTIISSENKEIKFKIEGVFQSGYYDYDINMIILPLKAAQYLVYSGDTVNKIDVTLNDPYKAPEIADKIMSETKIFSRTWGDLNRNLLSALSLEKTVMIMVFSLIVIIAGFVVWVTLNMLVREKIKDIGIMRSMGFSRKSIMKIFLIQGMLLGIAGIVIGTIISLCFLWYIKNYTLAFITSIYYLTKIPVEISVKEIGVIIGANIGIIFVSSVFPAYRAAKMETVEALRHE, translated from the coding sequence ATGGTAGAGTTTTTTATAGCAAAGAAACATATATTTGAGAGAAAAAGACAGAGTCTTATTTCAACTTTAGGAATAGCAATAGGGGTAGTAGTTTTAATAGTCTCTATTGGAATAGCAAATGGATTAGATAAAAATATGATAAACAGTATTCTTTCTATGACAAGTCATGTACTGGTGGAGAATGGAGATAAATTATCAAATTATAACGAGTTAAAAGAAAAAATAGAAAAAATTCCCGGAGTAAAGGGAGCAGTTCCAAGTATAGAAACACAGGGTATCTTTAAATATAATGGAATATATGGAGGATACATATCTGGAGTAAAAATAGAAGGCTTTGATTTAGAAAGTGCAAAGAAAGCAATGGATTTGGATAAAAAGATTGTAGAGGGAAGCATATCTCCTGATAAAATAAATGGAGTCCTCATAGGAAAGGAACTTTTTAGGAATATTGGGGCTTCTCTTGGAGATGAAGTGACTATTATTTCATCAGAAAATAAAGAGATAAAATTCAAGATAGAAGGGGTATTCCAGAGCGGATATTATGATTATGATATAAATATGATAATTCTTCCACTGAAGGCTGCTCAATATCTTGTGTACAGTGGAGATACAGTAAATAAGATTGATGTAACATTAAATGATCCATACAAGGCTCCTGAAATAGCTGATAAAATAATGTCTGAGACAAAGATTTTCTCAAGGACATGGGGAGATCTCAACAGAAATCTTCTTTCAGCACTGTCATTGGAAAAAACCGTTATGATAATGGTATTTTCTTTAATCGTAATAATAGCAGGGTTTGTAGTGTGGGTAACACTGAATATGCTGGTAAGAGAAAAAATAAAAGATATAGGGATAATGAGATCAATGGGATTTTCAAGAAAAAGTATAATGAAGATTTTCCTTATACAGGGAATGCTCTTGGGAATTGCAGGAATAGTAATAGGAACAATTATTTCTCTGTGCTTCTTGTGGTACATTAAGAATTATACTCTTGCATTTATAACTTCTATCTATTATCTTACTAAAATACCAGTTGAAATATCTGTTAAGGAGATAGGAGTAATAATTGGAGCAAATATTGGAATAATCTTTGTATCGAGTGTATTCCCAGCATATAGAGCTGCCAAGATGGAAACTGTGGAGGCATTGAGACATGAGTAG
- a CDS encoding glycosyltransferase family 2 protein — MFDITASIVTYKTNKEELKKILNSFLNTKLKVKVWISDNSPSNDLEVEILNLNDQRIEYMFNDCNGGYGYGHNKTIEKIKNNSKYHLIINPDIYFDRGVLEKIFEYMELNKDIGQLMPLVKHPNGEIQYLCKRYPTPMNLFLRRFCPFKKIIEKQDYLYEMRDLGYEKIREVPLLSGCFMFLRTEIFVKVNGFDERFFMYMEDFDLCRRIGEISKIIFYPEVEIFHNHAKESFKNKKMMWEHIKSAIKYFDKWGWI; from the coding sequence ATGTTTGATATTACAGCTAGTATTGTAACTTACAAAACTAACAAAGAAGAATTAAAAAAAATATTAAATAGTTTTCTGAATACAAAATTAAAAGTAAAAGTTTGGATTTCAGATAACTCACCTAGTAATGATTTAGAAGTTGAAATTTTAAATTTAAATGATCAGAGAATAGAATATATGTTTAATGATTGTAATGGAGGATATGGATATGGACATAACAAAACCATAGAAAAAATAAAAAATAATTCTAAATATCATTTGATAATAAACCCAGATATTTATTTTGATAGAGGAGTATTGGAAAAAATTTTTGAATATATGGAATTAAATAAGGATATTGGGCAATTAATGCCATTAGTTAAGCATCCTAATGGAGAGATTCAATATTTATGTAAAAGATATCCAACTCCAATGAATTTATTTTTAAGGAGATTTTGTCCTTTTAAAAAAATAATAGAAAAACAAGACTATTTATATGAAATGAGAGATTTAGGGTATGAGAAAATAAGGGAAGTTCCATTGTTATCAGGGTGTTTTATGTTTTTAAGAACAGAGATATTTGTGAAAGTAAATGGCTTTGATGAAAGATTCTTTATGTATATGGAAGATTTTGATTTGTGTAGAAGAATAGGAGAAATATCAAAAATTATTTTTTATCCAGAAGTAGAAATATTTCATAATCATGCAAAGGAATCTTTTAAGAATAAAAAAATGATGTGGGAACATATAAAATCAGCCATAAAATATTTCGATAAATGGGGCTGGATTTAA
- the hpf gene encoding ribosome hibernation-promoting factor, HPF/YfiA family — protein MKMSIHGKQLVVTDAIKKYAETKLGRVEKYHDSIIDLDVSLSAVRTKTGSSHTAEVLAYLSGSTLKASCTDTDLYAAIDQVSDIIEAQLKKHKEKRAINYGQVPGVKKIKYDPETNTVEKEAAVNVVKVYLPPKPMDIEEAILQLELLNRVFYPFTNCETGEMNIVYKRKDGDYAHVEPAIKK, from the coding sequence ATGAAAATGTCTATCCATGGAAAACAATTAGTTGTAACTGATGCAATCAAAAAGTATGCGGAAACTAAACTAGGGAGGGTTGAAAAGTATCACGATAGTATTATAGATTTAGATGTCAGCTTATCAGCAGTGAGAACTAAAACTGGAAGCAGCCATACAGCTGAAGTATTGGCATATCTGAGTGGAAGTACTTTAAAAGCTTCTTGTACAGATACAGACCTATATGCAGCTATTGACCAAGTTTCTGATATTATAGAGGCGCAGCTTAAAAAACACAAAGAAAAAAGAGCTATCAATTATGGACAGGTTCCAGGAGTTAAAAAAATAAAATATGATCCTGAAACTAACACAGTTGAAAAAGAAGCTGCTGTAAATGTAGTAAAAGTTTATCTACCTCCAAAACCAATGGATATAGAAGAAGCTATACTTCAACTTGAATTATTGAATAGAGTATTCTATCCATTCACTAACTGTGAAACAGGAGAGATGAACATAGTTTATAAGAGAAAAGATGGAGACTACGCACACGTAGAGCCAGCAATTAAAAAATAA
- the proB gene encoding glutamate 5-kinase: MNGDIKERVKNAKRIVVKVGTSTLTYANGNLNLGLLNKLVWVLSDLRNQERDVVLVTSGAIGVGSKKLDFKTRPKETREKQAAAAVGQAELMHIYQNFFSEYSQKTAQILLTKDDFKEGERKTNTNNTFETLLEYGVIPIVNANDTISTFEIEFSDNDRLSASVASLLKADLLIILTDIDALYDSNPKTNPDAQRIAYVEKVTDDIMEMGGEKGSEFSVGGMETKLLAARECFDSGVVMAILDGSNPLLVERLISGEDIGTVFDCIA, encoded by the coding sequence ATGAATGGAGATATAAAAGAAAGAGTTAAAAATGCCAAAAGAATAGTGGTAAAAGTAGGAACATCTACATTGACTTATGCAAATGGAAACCTTAATCTAGGGCTTTTAAATAAACTTGTATGGGTGCTCAGTGATCTGAGAAATCAAGAGAGAGATGTAGTACTTGTAACATCTGGAGCTATAGGTGTAGGATCTAAAAAGCTTGATTTTAAAACAAGACCTAAAGAAACTAGAGAGAAACAGGCAGCAGCAGCAGTAGGGCAGGCTGAACTTATGCATATATATCAAAACTTTTTTAGTGAGTACAGCCAGAAGACAGCTCAAATACTTTTGACAAAAGATGATTTCAAAGAGGGAGAGAGAAAAACTAATACCAACAATACATTTGAAACATTGCTGGAATATGGAGTTATCCCTATTGTCAATGCCAATGATACTATTTCTACTTTTGAAATAGAATTCAGTGATAATGACAGACTTTCTGCAAGTGTGGCTTCTTTGCTGAAAGCTGATCTGTTAATTATACTTACTGATATAGACGCTCTATATGATTCTAATCCTAAAACTAATCCAGATGCTCAAAGAATTGCTTATGTAGAGAAAGTTACTGACGATATAATGGAAATGGGTGGAGAAAAGGGAAGCGAATTCAGTGTTGGAGGTATGGAAACAAAACTTCTGGCAGCAAGAGAATGCTTTGATAGTGGTGTAGTAATGGCTATACTTGATGGTTCTAACCCTCTTCTTGTAGAAAGATTAATATCTGGGGAAGATATAGGAACAGTTTTTGATTGTATAGCTTAG
- a CDS encoding exopolysaccharide biosynthesis polyprenyl glycosylphosphotransferase gives MRHSRNMKIRIIYFLMLFFMYRNIFIYLGLSINTAVYGIFILISFFYYLLDLLNFNNYQYKTKDFIYSTSINFGGFCIFYFFYKKIEFIHAFLFYDLFQNILRYLLLICNKKIVNIAIIDSGENTDKIADILEKNKQYNYIGYLNDEEKSKEKYLGKITDIEKIVKEKNIESIIFTSRKQIINYSNIITDLKLQGIKIIDYISFLEKCEGKIDTEKIDDLWIVMSDGFVVLNNTLQKRIKRFFDITVSISMLIIAMPFIVLTYILVKLDIGIKSPMKVIKNPAFFKQKRIGMKGNEFEIIKFRSMKLHDPAKFSKYASENDNRITSVGKFIRKTRLDELPQLINVLRGEMSFVGPRPEWNELGREYEKKIKNYKLRYAVQPGLTGWAQVMYSYGASLEDAEIKLEYDLYYIKHQDFVMDMIIFFKTCKTVIFGKGI, from the coding sequence ATGAGACATAGCAGAAATATGAAAATAAGAATAATATATTTTCTAATGCTCTTCTTTATGTATAGAAATATTTTTATATATTTAGGATTGAGTATAAATACAGCTGTATATGGAATCTTTATTTTAATTTCTTTCTTCTATTACTTACTAGACCTTCTCAACTTTAATAATTATCAGTATAAGACAAAAGATTTTATATATTCTACTTCTATAAATTTTGGTGGATTTTGTATATTCTATTTCTTCTATAAAAAAATAGAATTTATACACGCTTTTCTTTTTTATGATTTATTTCAAAATATATTAAGATATCTGCTCCTTATTTGCAATAAAAAAATAGTGAATATAGCAATAATTGATAGTGGAGAAAATACAGATAAAATAGCTGATATTTTAGAAAAAAATAAACAGTATAACTATATAGGCTATTTAAATGATGAAGAAAAAAGTAAAGAAAAATATCTTGGAAAAATAACAGATATAGAAAAAATAGTAAAAGAAAAAAATATAGAAAGTATAATCTTTACCAGCAGAAAGCAGATAATAAATTATTCAAATATAATAACTGATTTGAAATTGCAGGGAATTAAAATAATAGATTACATAAGTTTTCTAGAAAAGTGTGAAGGAAAAATAGATACAGAAAAGATAGATGATCTTTGGATAGTAATGTCAGATGGATTTGTAGTTTTAAATAATACATTACAAAAAAGAATAAAAAGATTCTTTGATATAACAGTATCAATATCAATGCTTATTATAGCTATGCCTTTTATAGTCCTTACTTACATATTAGTAAAACTGGATATAGGGATTAAAAGTCCAATGAAAGTAATTAAAAATCCAGCATTTTTTAAGCAGAAGAGAATAGGAATGAAGGGAAATGAATTTGAAATAATCAAATTTAGAAGTATGAAACTACATGATCCTGCGAAATTTTCAAAATATGCTTCAGAAAATGACAATAGAATTACTTCAGTGGGAAAGTTTATAAGAAAAACAAGATTAGATGAACTACCACAATTAATAAATGTGCTAAGAGGAGAGATGTCATTTGTAGGCCCTAGACCAGAATGGAATGAACTAGGAAGAGAATATGAGAAGAAAATAAAAAACTATAAGTTAAGATATGCAGTACAGCCAGGACTTACAGGATGGGCACAGGTAATGTATTCATATGGTGCTTCACTAGAAGATGCAGAGATAAAACTGGAATATGATTTGTATTATATAAAACATCAAGATTTTGTAATGGATATGATTATATTTTTTAAAACGTGTAAAACAGTAATATTTGGGAAGGGAATATAA
- a CDS encoding glycosyltransferase family 2 protein translates to MGKVFFSIIVPCYNVEKYIEKTIKSILTQTFDDFELILVNDGSTDKTKNILDEYFQKDKRINVINKKNSGVSEARNEGIKIAVGKYIYFLDGDDYITNDFLSETAEILKKEEPDILFFSYIIAKNNELYEKRNRKIKEGNYSKEFILKNLFLRRISKAVTGTNIIRKKIIEENKIIFDKKLTYSEDYNFLIRVINFSENFYYVNKSYFIYFQRQGSAMNKEISLKKLDTLKSLQNLRTLSSIKKKTMEKYFYLFYAITFIGNINELVKKKSTKIEQSIYLKELRKYEKNIQNMKFIFEKEYFFYKILILLYKLSPKLCYGVLKILIKIQKYI, encoded by the coding sequence ATGGGAAAAGTTTTTTTTTCAATAATAGTACCATGTTATAACGTAGAAAAATATATAGAAAAAACAATTAAATCAATTTTAACTCAAACCTTTGATGACTTTGAATTAATTTTAGTGAATGATGGTTCAACAGATAAAACTAAAAATATATTAGATGAATATTTTCAAAAAGATAAAAGAATAAATGTAATCAATAAAAAAAATTCAGGAGTTTCTGAGGCAAGAAATGAAGGAATCAAAATAGCAGTAGGAAAATATATTTATTTTTTAGATGGAGATGATTACATAACAAATGATTTTTTATCAGAAACAGCAGAAATATTAAAAAAAGAAGAACCAGATATATTATTTTTTTCATATATTATTGCTAAAAATAATGAATTGTATGAAAAAAGAAATAGGAAAATAAAAGAAGGAAATTATTCAAAAGAGTTTATATTGAAAAATTTGTTTTTAAGAAGAATAAGTAAAGCTGTAACAGGAACGAATATAATAAGAAAAAAAATAATAGAAGAAAATAAAATAATATTTGATAAAAAATTAACATATAGTGAGGATTATAATTTTTTAATTAGAGTTATCAATTTTTCTGAGAATTTTTATTATGTAAATAAAAGTTATTTTATTTATTTTCAAAGACAAGGTTCAGCTATGAACAAAGAAATAAGTTTAAAGAAACTAGATACATTAAAATCATTACAAAATTTAAGGACTTTAAGTTCTATAAAGAAAAAGACAATGGAAAAATATTTTTATCTTTTTTATGCAATAACATTTATTGGAAATATTAATGAGTTAGTTAAAAAAAAATCAACAAAAATAGAACAAAGTATTTATTTAAAAGAATTAAGAAAATATGAAAAAAATATTCAAAATATGAAATTTATTTTTGAAAAAGAATATTTTTTTTATAAAATATTAATTTTACTTTATAAATTAAGTCCAAAGTTATGCTATGGTGTTTTAAAAATACTAATTAAAATACAAAAATATATTTAA
- the rfbA gene encoding glucose-1-phosphate thymidylyltransferase RfbA: MKGIILAGGSGTRLYPITKSISKQITPIYDKPMIYYPLSVLMLAGIKDILVISTPRDLPMFEELLQTGVDFGISLSYAVQEQPNGLAEAFLIGEDFIGNDSCALVLGDNIFYGHGFTGMLKEAESRKKGATIFGYYVQNPRDFGVVEFDENNRAISLEEKPEKPKSNYAVPGLYFYDNTVVEKAKKVKPSKRGELEITTLNEMYLNEGTLNVTSLGRGMAWLDTGTHEALLEAANYVKTIQSRQGVMVACLEEIAYRNGWITKEKVCELAKPLLKSKYGEYLMDLIK; the protein is encoded by the coding sequence ATGAAAGGAATAATATTAGCTGGAGGAAGCGGAACGAGACTTTATCCAATAACGAAATCAATATCAAAACAGATAACACCAATATATGATAAGCCAATGATATATTATCCTTTATCAGTTTTAATGCTAGCTGGAATAAAAGATATTTTAGTTATTTCTACTCCAAGAGACCTTCCTATGTTTGAAGAGTTATTACAGACTGGGGTTGATTTTGGTATATCTCTAAGTTATGCAGTACAGGAACAGCCTAATGGACTAGCAGAAGCATTTTTAATAGGAGAAGACTTTATTGGAAATGATTCATGTGCTTTAGTTCTTGGAGATAATATATTCTATGGTCATGGTTTTACAGGAATGCTCAAAGAAGCTGAATCAAGAAAAAAAGGCGCAACAATATTTGGCTATTATGTGCAAAATCCTAGAGATTTTGGAGTAGTAGAATTTGATGAAAATAATAGAGCAATATCATTAGAAGAGAAACCAGAGAAGCCTAAATCTAATTATGCAGTACCAGGACTATATTTCTATGACAATACAGTAGTAGAAAAAGCTAAAAAAGTAAAACCTTCAAAAAGAGGAGAATTGGAAATAACAACACTAAATGAGATGTATCTTAATGAGGGAACTTTAAATGTAACAAGTCTAGGAAGAGGAATGGCATGGCTTGATACAGGAACGCATGAAGCTCTACTAGAAGCAGCAAACTATGTAAAAACTATTCAAAGCAGACAGGGAGTAATGGTGGCTTGCCTTGAAGAAATTGCATATAGAAATGGATGGATAACAAAAGAAAAAGTATGTGAACTAGCAAAGCCACTGCTTAAATCTAAATATGGAGAATATTTGATGGATCTCATCAAATAG
- a CDS encoding ABC transporter ATP-binding protein yields the protein MSREILRLENIEKYYSGNIDKLHIIRNLSLTVEEGEFISILGRSGSGKSTLLNIIGLLDKIDKGKIYIGGQEVEKLSDEKKDILKNGMLGFVFQFHYLLPEFTALENVMLPALVNDFKNRKEVEKRAMEILEAVGLKDRVKHKPSQLSGGEKQRVAIARALINSPKILLADEPTGNLDEETSETIFDILRDINKNRKQTIIVVTHSKDLAKISDKKLYLKKGILHLTDD from the coding sequence ATGAGTAGAGAGATATTGAGATTAGAAAATATAGAAAAATATTACAGTGGGAATATAGATAAACTTCATATTATAAGAAACTTAAGCTTAACTGTAGAAGAGGGAGAATTTATTTCAATACTGGGAAGATCAGGATCTGGAAAATCTACTCTGCTGAATATAATTGGACTGTTGGATAAAATAGATAAAGGAAAAATATATATTGGTGGTCAGGAAGTGGAAAAACTTTCTGATGAAAAGAAAGATATTTTAAAAAATGGAATGTTAGGCTTTGTATTTCAATTTCATTATCTGCTTCCTGAATTTACAGCTTTGGAAAATGTAATGCTTCCAGCTTTGGTGAATGATTTTAAAAACAGGAAAGAAGTAGAAAAAAGAGCAATGGAAATATTGGAAGCGGTTGGATTGAAAGACAGAGTAAAACACAAACCTTCACAATTATCTGGAGGAGAAAAACAAAGAGTAGCAATAGCCAGAGCCTTAATCAATTCACCTAAAATACTTTTGGCAGATGAGCCTACAGGAAATCTGGATGAGGAGACAAGTGAAACTATCTTCGATATACTGAGAGATATTAATAAAAATAGAAAGCAGACTATAATAGTAGTTACACATTCAAAAGATCTGGCAAAGATTTCGGACAAAAAGCTCTATCTTAAAAAAGGTATTCTGCATTTAACAGATGATTAG